The Dehalococcoidia bacterium genomic sequence CCTCCCCCTTCGCCTTGGTAGATTCCCCTACACTTGACCCCTTTCGCCTTTTGTGTCTACCATCTCCCCAGAGGCCTCCTTTCGGACGGTGGCATGGCATCCTTATCCCAGCAACCGCCGCGCCCCCTGGTGGTGGGCACCCGGGGCAGCCCCCTGGCCTTGGTCCAGGCCCAGCAGGTGCTCCAGCGCCTGCACGCCTTAGGCGTCCCGGCCACTCTTCAGCCTATCCGCACCAGCGGGGATAGGGGTCAGCGTCGGGGAGTAGGTGTGTTCGTCAAGGAGCTGGAGGAGGCCCTCCTGCACGGGCAGGTGGATCTGGCGGTCCACAGCCTCAAGGATATGCCCACCCAGCAACCGCCCGGCCTGCGCATGGCCGCCGTCCTGGAGCGGGCTGATGCCCGCGATGCTCTTGTGTCGCCTTTCGGCTCATTAGACCGTCTCCCCGCCCGAGCCCGTGTGGGCTGTGGAAGCCCACGCCGCATCGCCCAACTGCGCGCCCTGCGCCCAGATTTGGACTACATCCCCATCACGGGCAACGTGGATACCCGCCTGCGCAAACTGGACGCCGGCCTCTACGAGGCGATTGTGCTGGCCCTGGCTGGGCTTCTCCGCATGGGGTGGGAAGGGCGCGCCACCCAGGTGTTCTCCTTCGCTGAGATGCTCCCTGCCCCCGGTCAGGGCGCCATCGCGCTGGAGGTGCGGGAGGGGGATGCCTACGCCACTCGCCTGGCCCAGGCCCTCAACCACTGGCCCACTTGGTGGAGTGTCCTTGCGGAGCGGGCCTTTTTGCGCGCGTTGGGCGGGGGATGCCGTGTGCCCATCGCCGCCTATGCCCATGTCCAGGACCAGCGCCTTGTCCTGGACGGCTTGGCCATCACCCCCGACGGGCAGACCTGCATCCGCGGCCAGGTGGAGGGTCTCCCCGCGGATGCCGAAGCGTTGGGGGTGGCCCTGGCCCAGGACCTGCTCCGCCGAGGGGCCAACCGCTTGGTGGGAAGCCCGGTATGACAGCCTCCAAACCACTTCACGGTTGGCGTATCCTGGTAACTCGCCCCGAGGGTCAGGCTCATACCCTGGCCCAGCGCTTGCGCTCCCTGGGCGCCCAGCCCCTCCTGCTCCCTGTTATGCGTATCCTGCCCCCCGAGGACTGGTCGGCGGTAGACGACGCCCTGCGCCGTGCTTCCGC encodes the following:
- the hemC gene encoding hydroxymethylbilane synthase, coding for MASLSQQPPRPLVVGTRGSPLALVQAQQVLQRLHALGVPATLQPIRTSGDRGQRRGVGVFVKELEEALLHGQVDLAVHSLKDMPTQQPPGLRMAAVLERADARDALVSPFGSLDRLPARARVGCGSPRRIAQLRALRPDLDYIPITGNVDTRLRKLDAGLYEAIVLALAGLLRMGWEGRATQVFSFAEMLPAPGQGAIALEVREGDAYATRLAQALNHWPTWWSVLAERAFLRALGGGCRVPIAAYAHVQDQRLVLDGLAITPDGQTCIRGQVEGLPADAEALGVALAQDLLRRGANRLVGSPV